The DNA region GGGGCAGATTGTGAGGAACCAGGCTCTGAATGGTCACTTCCACTTCGGACAACTGACCTTTTACATGGGCCGCAAACTCCAATTCAACTGCATTGGCCCTCACTTTCCCAAAGCGTCCCGGAAAACTATGATTTGCGATTCGCCTGGATGGTTCCCCTGTGGCCGATTCACCAAATGCCTCCGGCATATGACAAGACTGGCATGTTTTTCCATTCTGTTCAGCCTTGGTCTCTTTCCAGTTTCCCAACCAGTCCGAATCTGGGATGGTGCCGGTGAGAGAAGGAAGAGATTGGTGACAGGTCACGCAATATTGAGACTTTGTATACAGTTCAAGCTTTTGCGAATCATGAGCAAGATTTTTTTTGGGATTGTCATAACCCCCAAAGAGCGTTTTGCCTAACGAGAAAATTGGACGAGGGGGACGGACCCTGGAGTCGACCTCGCTAATAAGATGGCATTGTGAACATCCGACTCCGTCAATCTGCGGATCTTTCGATTTGACTTCCTCAACAAACTCCTGAAACAGGTGCCCGTATTTCAAAATATGAGGAGCATGGCACTGAAAACACATTCTTTGCTGGTCCGTTGTCGCTTTTTGAAGATAACGGTCCAGGGTAACTCGAAAGGGCGCAGTTTCAATAGATCGGGATTGTGCGGAGGACTCCCATTCTTCAAAAGCACGCAAATGGCATCGCTGGCATTTGTGGGACGGCGGAAAGGCTTTTTCCAGTGGCTTATCCGGAACGCCGGAAGTATTGCCGGCCAGAGCCTCTGGCCAGATTATCTGGTGAAATGAAGTCATAGCATTGATCATCAAGATTCCGAAGATGATCAAGACTCCCAAAAAGAACGCCTGTTTCCCTCTACAGATGACGCAAAGCCGGTTCATGTTTTTTTCAATGGATGGGGAATGGTTTCCAAGGTTATCGTGCGAAAAGTCAGGAGATGGGGAGAAGTATATTGTTCAATAATTTGTAACGCCTCATTTCGCTGCTTTTCATCAGGCAAGGTCGCCACATAGCCTCTCTGTAATTCTTCTCCGGGTTTCGGCATAAGCGTAAAGCTCATTGTGGCCTCGATGAACGCCGGAGTGGAGCCTTGCGGGAGCTGAATATTGAAGGGGATATGGCGGGTGATACCGCTATTGACCAAGGGTTGTGGTATGGGTCCTCTTAATAATTCTTCAAATGAGCGCCCGAATATTTTGGCCTCTTCACCAATGATAGCTCCTGCCTGGTCCTTCACCATAACTTTTACGATGAATTGCTTGAGGACAGGATCCCCTCCTGGGAACATGTGTATCAGGCTGCCGTTGGGTACATGCAGTGTACCCTGAACCGAGAAGGTGGTCTGTGTGATTTCGATTTCGAGGCGCGATGTCCATTCCGCCTGCACGTTGCGATTACTCAACATGATTCCTGGCGCCACAACTCCCTGAAACCAGTGGCGAGCCAGGGATCTTGAGTGCGTCCCACCCTTGTCCGTGGAGCTGCCATAAGATTGTTCCATGTGACAATTTTGGCAAACCAGATCTTTTAGAATGGCTCCGTTCAGATGTGGTTGTGTAACATCCTTGACCTTGCTGAAGTGGCAGGAGGTACAGAAATTCGCTCCTTTATAGATCTCCGCCTTTTGTGATTGATGGGCCAGATTATCCTTTGCATCATCGTACGGGCCGAAAAATGTGGATCCAGGAGCAAGTTGAAATGCCGGATAGGCATCAGTCTTTCCCCCTGAGGCATGAATGAGATGGCAGGAGGCACATCCAATGCCTTCCACTGTGACGTGTTTCGGGCCTTTCATGACTTGGTCAATAATCCGATCTGCATGTTGGGGGAAGACGGTGACGGCTGGAACATGGCAGGTCAGGCATTTTGTTCGTTGTTCTTGTGAGGGAGAAGTCTGGAGCCACAAACCAAGCACAGTCCTGAAGACAGGAGACTTCAGGGCCGTGCCATGCAGCAGCCCTCCATCCATTCGTCCAAATGACAACAGATCCTCGCTACGTTCCCTCATACCCTTCCATTCTTCAAAATGGCGTTCATGACATTGCCTGCACTGGCTTGAGGGGATAAAGAATTTCTCAATTTCATCAAGCCAGATGAGATCCTCTTTCGATTCTCCCTTATTCTCGGCCCACCCCGGACTGGGAACAAATTCCGCTGCAATCAACAATAGAGCTAACACGAACAGTAAGATGAAATGAATGTTGGTGAGTCTCCTGGTGTTGAGCACAGGCATACCCTTGAATTGCCTGGTCTGTGTGAGGGCTTGGTCGGCAGCATCGTTTAGCCTATGCTTTCGCTGGAATTTCATCACTTCCTATCATATCGTGCATTTAAGGAACTCAAACAATCAAAATACTCAATCCTTCGACAAATAACTGCGGTGGGCTCATTTGTATGTTGGATGGGTACAGAATTCTGCCAGACCTTCGGCCTTTCAGTCCCGAGATAAAAGTCCATAGTTTCTTTGGAAATTCTGATTTTTCCATGCCATCCGGTCGGTCCTGGTCAGGCCCATCCATGCAGTTCCATAAGATCCGGAGCTGGATGACGGCCAGCTATCCGAGTGGGTGTAAATGGTACTAGGCAAACTCCACTTTAACGTGAACACCTTTTCCTCAATCCATAGTGTTTTGAAATTTATAATTCTTTCTTCAATCAATTCGACATCCCCCGAATCATTACCTTTCAAGCATTTCTCCGCAAACCGGGCAACGGTTTCTTGGTCCACCTCTAGACGTCCACTCGATGGAGCATCACTCCCTTTTTCCAGCCCGGCATGGCTATGTGTGGTGACAGTCATTAACACGGAAAGGAGAGATTTGAAATCTCAAATAGGGCAAAATTATCCAACATTGGACAAACATTTAGTTTTGACCATTCCTCAGATGTTATTATGACGACGAAATGTCAAAATAATACTCAGTGGTCAAATGCATTCATATAAAAAAAGGAAAGGAATCCTTTAACCACATGCGTTTTATTGATAGGGCCTTAAGAGGAGTGATCATTTTCCTTATGGGGTGGTATGGCGGATGCAGTCTACCGGAGCCACCACAAACCTCTGAGTCTATCCCTCCTGTCTACGCAGATTTACACATGCCGGGGGGCTGGTGGACCGACGCCGCAATTATTAATGATGGTCGTCAATTGTACCTGGGTTTAAATAAATCAAACGTCAACTGCGCACAATGTCATGGTAAAAATGGCAAACCCGTGATGACCGCAGCTTTGAGCTTCCTCGATGTGGATAAGATGGAAAGTTATTCGGACTCCCAGATGCTGTGGCGAATATCGGAGGGACTACCCTACAGCTCTATGGGAGGCTTTAAGGATAAGCTCTCTCGAGATGAAATTTGGAAAGTCATCGCCTTTGTGAGCACTTTGGGAATGAATGGTCGGGAATATGATCCCATTGCGAAAGGGTGGGTTCCCTCAGGGTGAGTCAGCCATGAAGTTCGGTACACACAAAAAATGGAGATCTTTTCCCAGGCTTATGTGCATGATTTGTGTAAATCAAAAAGTAGCGCAAATAACAAATGAAACCAAATGTTGGCATCATGAAATTCGCAATCAAAAATTTATAGGAGATTGAACGGCTTGGCTTTCCAACTCCTACATGCGATATCTGAAGACCCATCACTCTGACGGGATCATTGCAATGCAAAGGTCCCAGGTTCCAAATTGTTCACTGGATGTCGGAAGTTTCCTATCACAAAAAGGGGTTCCTAGATCTTATCGCCGAGCACATTCCTGCTGTCGGACTCTCTGCCCATGGGAATTTTCTGAATGCGAAAAGGTTACCGCGGTGCAAGAGAAGGCTGGAGTTCCAAAGCCACAGAATGTGCTGGATGTCTGCCGGAAGAGCTCGAAGTGCCCTTTTGGTCCTGCACGGGGACACTGTTCCTACTTTTGAAAATGCTGAGCATCATGGTTCGTCCGCTCCCTTCTTCAAAGGAAGGCAGGTTCACGCAATAACAACCTGGATGCTTACCGGTTAATTAGAATGACAGGCATTGTTCCTTCTACTAAGCCTGTTGAATTTTATAGGGGGTAACGATGAGCTCATCGCCAGTTAAGCAAGACGCCAATGTGCCGGTTTATCTTGTGGTCGGGGGAAGTGGGGGAATTGGTTCGGAGGTCTGTCGCAAACTACCTAAGAAACAGGCGAAAGTTGTGGCCGCCTCCCGTAACCAGGAAAAACTCTCAAGCCTCTCAGCTGAGACAGGCGTGGATCCTGTGGTCCTTGACGCCACGTCGCCCCTACAAGTTAAGCAATGTTTTGATCAAATCGTCGAGCGCTATGGCCATATCGACGGAGTGGTTAATTGCGTGGGGTCTCTTCTTCTCAAGCCTGCTCATTTGACGAGTGACAAGGAGTGGGATGCCACAATACTCAACAACCTGCATTCCGCCTTTTATGTATACTTCGCGCAGCTGCACGAGCCATGATGAAGAGCGGAGGTGGTTCGATTGTGTTGATCTCATCCGCTGCGGCACGGGTAGGCCTGGCCAACCATGAGGCCATTGGCGCTGCCAAGGCCGGCATTATCGGGTTAGGTCTGTCGGCAGCGGCCACGTATGCCTTTAAAAACATTCGGGGTCTGTTGAAAAAAGCCGCCAGCGGCGTTCTCGCCATTTTTCCGTGCTCACGTACTACGCGTACGCTCCGCGCGTAAAAACGGCTGCGGCCTTGCTGGACGGACTTTTTTGAACCGACCCGGAGCCGTTGATGAGTAATCTAATCCTGGGCAAATTTGTCCTTGTTAATCTTAATTATTCAACACTCCCATTCGGGTAAATATTATCGCACCAGGTTTGGTGCGAACACCCTTAACTGCGGGCCTTACCACCAACAATGCCACATTACAGGCATCAACAGCGAAGCATGCGCTTGGAAGAATAGGAGAACCATCTGATGTCGCTGCAGGAATCGAATGGTTGCTTGAACCCCAACAGAATTGGATTACAGGGCAGGTTTTGGGAATCGATGGTGGGTTAGCCATGGTGCGTCCACGTGGCAGTTTTTGAATGACAGTAAGCGGTAGCCGGTTGTTCTGTTTGATTTTTGGGTTAGAAAGTCTTTCCTCTCCGCGGCAGTCTGGTTGCAACTTTAGGATTTTTCAGTGGCCCCCTATGACTTACCAGAATGCAGTGCCCGGTTCGCCTTTAAAGGGACCGAGGATTTTTGAGGTGATCCACCCGCCATAAAATTCACCAGACTGTGGTTGGACCTTTTGCTTTCCCACATAGCAGGCATCTACCTTCCTGGGATAAAATGCCAGATAATTGGAAATATTTTCAAATCCTTCCCCGGGATGCGGGTAACTCCATGCGGCATCCTGCGCCATTCGTTTCCCAATCTTAATTGACCAATAACGCGCCCTTCCCTTCCACTCGCATACGGTTTGCCTTACGCTCAGCATCAGGTACGCGATTCGGACATCAGTGGGGGGAAAATAATATACCGGAGGAATTCCTGTTTCGAGGACCCGATAGCCCAGGGTTGTTTCAGCCAAGACCAAACCACCAAACTCAACTCTCATTTGCTGATGAACCCGCTGCAATTTGGGTGGACGGGGGTAATTCCAAACAGACTCTTGGCCTCGCTTCGGGATCTGGATTTCCGGATGTTGTTCAAAAATGAGTTTTTGCATTGTATTGTCCTAAGATATTACAGAACAGATTTACATCATTTCTGAAGTCTTTCCATGGTGTTTTATCCTCATTGCCGAACAAGAATTCCACGGTTATAAGCATTTTCCTGGAATACGTTCTCCCATGTGGAAGTAGAGGAATGAGAATTTCTCAAAAATCAATTTCTATCCTGTATGTTGACCGCAATCTGATAGCCAAACAAAATTGTTGTCCTACTTTCTTAACTTTATCAGTGATTTGTAGAATCTTGAGCCCCTTACTTCATTTAACTACACCAGTCACGGACTCTCCAAGGAGAACATCAAAAACCCTAGACAATTCTGTCAGGTCTCATGTGTTGACGAAGGATCTCTGTCGAAAGGAAAAAACAGCTCATCGAGAACGGGATAGGCGGTGAATTAGAATGAATGCAGAACAGGTGGTCGACCACAGGTTTAGGGAAAAAATCAGGCAAACTTCCGGTGAAAATGAAATGTGACGTCGGAAGCATGCCAAGGATTCCTGAATGGTATCGGGAGGTGGGAGTGACGGGACACACTGATTGCGGGAGAGCAGGGGAGAGTGGATGGTCGAGGATTAAATGGGAGTAAAGACTGAAGAGGCTGAAATACAGAAATACCCAAGGACCGAGTAAGCTGTTGGCTATTTCTCGTGAGAGCTGCGTGGCGGGAAACATGCAGCGGTGAGTATATAAAAAACTTCAGGGGATATGACAGCAGGCTCGACCGGCCTATGGTTGTTGAAAAAGGGCAGATACACCTCATTAATCACTATAGATTATCCGGCTCACTCCAGGTGAGCCGTCTTTCGATGAGCCAGTAGGTGATACCCAAAGCCAACACGACCGCAGCGGTTCCAAAAATATAGGGCGGGGTCATTTCTTTAAAATCGAATATGATTACCTTTCTGGCGATGGCCATTAATGCGGTCGCCACGACTAATTTAATGTGTATGACATCTTTGCGGATATAGAGAGTAATGTTAATGAAAATTTCTATGGCAATGAGTACGGCTAAAAAGGCGCCAAATG from Nitrospiraceae bacterium includes:
- a CDS encoding DUF427 domain-containing protein, which encodes MQKLIFEQHPEIQIPKRGQESVWNYPRPPKLQRVHQQMRVEFGGLVLAETTLGYRVLETGIPPVYYFPPTDVRIAYLMLSVRQTVCEWKGRARYWSIKIGKRMAQDAAWSYPHPGEGFENISNYLAFYPRKVDACYVGKQKVQPQSGEFYGGWITSKILGPFKGEPGTAFW
- a CDS encoding SDR family oxidoreductase, whose protein sequence is MRVNIIAPGLVRTPLTAGLTTNNATLQASTAKHALGRIGEPSDVAAGIEWLLEPQQNWITGQVLGIDGGLAMVRPRGSF
- a CDS encoding c-type cytochrome — encoded protein: MRFIDRALRGVIIFLMGWYGGCSLPEPPQTSESIPPVYADLHMPGGWWTDAAIINDGRQLYLGLNKSNVNCAQCHGKNGKPVMTAALSFLDVDKMESYSDSQMLWRISEGLPYSSMGGFKDKLSRDEIWKVIAFVSTLGMNGREYDPIAKGWVPSG